In the genome of Drosophila yakuba strain Tai18E2 chromosome 3R, Prin_Dyak_Tai18E2_2.1, whole genome shotgun sequence, one region contains:
- the LOC6536643 gene encoding peptidoglycan-recognition protein LB isoform X3 has product MHENKCYSQHMQQANLGDGVATARLLSRSDWGARLPKSVDHFQGPAPYVIIHHSYMPGVCYSTPECMKSMRDMQDFHQLERGWNDIGYSFGIGGDGMIYTGRGFNVVGAHAPKYNDKSVGIVLIGDWRTELPPKQMLDAARNLISFGVFKGYIDPAYKLLGHRQVRDTECPGGRLFAEISSWPHFTHLSETEGVVSSTAAPVEPHVHPKAATQTPLAQSPPAAPKV; this is encoded by the exons ATGcacgaaaataaat GCTATAGTCAGCACATGCAGCAGGCAAATCTGGGCGATGGTGTGGCCACCGCCCGACTGCTGTCCAGATCCGACTGGGGTGCCCGGCTGCCCAAGTCCGTGGACCACTTTCAGGGACCCGCGCCCTACGTCATCATCCACCACTCGTACATGCCAGGCGTGTGCTACTCCACTCCGGAGTGCATGAAGAGCATGCGGGACATGCAGGACTTCCACCAGCTGGAGCGCGGATGGAACGATATCGGATATAGCTTTGGCATCGGCGGCGATGGCATGATCTACACCGGCAGGGGATTCAATGTCGTCGGAGCTCATGCGCCGAAGTACAATGACAAGAGCGTGGGCATCGTGCTGATCGGAGATTGGAGAA CTGAACTGCCGCCCAAGCAGATGCTGGATGCGGCCAGGAACCTGATCTCCTTCGGGGTGTTCAAGGGCTACATTGACCCCGCCTACAAGCTGCTGGGCCACCGACAGGTGCGGGATACCGAGTGTCCTGGAGGCCGCCTGTTTGCCGAGATCTCCAGCTGGCCGCACTTTACCCACCTAAGCGAAACCGAAGGCGTAGTTAGCAGCACTGCTGCGCCCGTCGAGCCCCACGTCCATCCAAAGGCGGCAACACAAACGCCACTCGCCCAATCCCCGCCAGCTGCGCCCAAGGTCTAG
- the LOC6536643 gene encoding peptidoglycan-recognition protein LB isoform X2, whose product MTALGLILLSMMGYSQHMQQANLGDGVATARLLSRSDWGARLPKSVDHFQGPAPYVIIHHSYMPGVCYSTPECMKSMRDMQDFHQLERGWNDIGYSFGIGGDGMIYTGRGFNVVGAHAPKYNDKSVGIVLIGDWRTELPPKQMLDAARNLISFGVFKGYIDPAYKLLGHRQVRDTECPGGRLFAEISSWPHFTHLSETEGVVSSTAAPVEPHVHPKAATQTPLAQSPPAAPKV is encoded by the exons GCTATAGTCAGCACATGCAGCAGGCAAATCTGGGCGATGGTGTGGCCACCGCCCGACTGCTGTCCAGATCCGACTGGGGTGCCCGGCTGCCCAAGTCCGTGGACCACTTTCAGGGACCCGCGCCCTACGTCATCATCCACCACTCGTACATGCCAGGCGTGTGCTACTCCACTCCGGAGTGCATGAAGAGCATGCGGGACATGCAGGACTTCCACCAGCTGGAGCGCGGATGGAACGATATCGGATATAGCTTTGGCATCGGCGGCGATGGCATGATCTACACCGGCAGGGGATTCAATGTCGTCGGAGCTCATGCGCCGAAGTACAATGACAAGAGCGTGGGCATCGTGCTGATCGGAGATTGGAGAA CTGAACTGCCGCCCAAGCAGATGCTGGATGCGGCCAGGAACCTGATCTCCTTCGGGGTGTTCAAGGGCTACATTGACCCCGCCTACAAGCTGCTGGGCCACCGACAGGTGCGGGATACCGAGTGTCCTGGAGGCCGCCTGTTTGCCGAGATCTCCAGCTGGCCGCACTTTACCCACCTAAGCGAAACCGAAGGCGTAGTTAGCAGCACTGCTGCGCCCGTCGAGCCCCACGTCCATCCAAAGGCGGCAACACAAACGCCACTCGCCCAATCCCCGCCAGCTGCGCCCAAGGTCTAG
- the LOC6536643 gene encoding peptidoglycan-recognition protein LB isoform X4, whose translation MECYSQHMQQANLGDGVATARLLSRSDWGARLPKSVDHFQGPAPYVIIHHSYMPGVCYSTPECMKSMRDMQDFHQLERGWNDIGYSFGIGGDGMIYTGRGFNVVGAHAPKYNDKSVGIVLIGDWRTELPPKQMLDAARNLISFGVFKGYIDPAYKLLGHRQVRDTECPGGRLFAEISSWPHFTHLSETEGVVSSTAAPVEPHVHPKAATQTPLAQSPPAAPKV comes from the exons ATGGAAT GCTATAGTCAGCACATGCAGCAGGCAAATCTGGGCGATGGTGTGGCCACCGCCCGACTGCTGTCCAGATCCGACTGGGGTGCCCGGCTGCCCAAGTCCGTGGACCACTTTCAGGGACCCGCGCCCTACGTCATCATCCACCACTCGTACATGCCAGGCGTGTGCTACTCCACTCCGGAGTGCATGAAGAGCATGCGGGACATGCAGGACTTCCACCAGCTGGAGCGCGGATGGAACGATATCGGATATAGCTTTGGCATCGGCGGCGATGGCATGATCTACACCGGCAGGGGATTCAATGTCGTCGGAGCTCATGCGCCGAAGTACAATGACAAGAGCGTGGGCATCGTGCTGATCGGAGATTGGAGAA CTGAACTGCCGCCCAAGCAGATGCTGGATGCGGCCAGGAACCTGATCTCCTTCGGGGTGTTCAAGGGCTACATTGACCCCGCCTACAAGCTGCTGGGCCACCGACAGGTGCGGGATACCGAGTGTCCTGGAGGCCGCCTGTTTGCCGAGATCTCCAGCTGGCCGCACTTTACCCACCTAAGCGAAACCGAAGGCGTAGTTAGCAGCACTGCTGCGCCCGTCGAGCCCCACGTCCATCCAAAGGCGGCAACACAAACGCCACTCGCCCAATCCCCGCCAGCTGCGCCCAAGGTCTAG